In Lysinibacillus sp. FSL M8-0337, the following proteins share a genomic window:
- the ilvN gene encoding acetolactate synthase small subunit — MKRVITVTVINQSGVLNRITGLLMKRQFNIESITVGHTEQPNFSKMTFVVNVEDERKIEQLVKQLSKQIDVLKVNDITDKSIVLRELALVKVISPPNLRLEMNSIVEPFRPQIIDTAKNVVTYQVVGNPEKIDAFIELIRPYGIKELTRTGATASVRETQKTINTQLSILK; from the coding sequence TTGAAACGAGTAATTACAGTAACAGTGATTAATCAAAGTGGTGTATTAAACCGTATAACAGGTTTACTTATGAAGCGTCAATTCAATATCGAATCGATTACAGTTGGTCATACTGAACAGCCAAACTTCTCAAAAATGACATTTGTTGTGAATGTAGAAGATGAGCGCAAAATTGAACAACTAGTGAAGCAATTATCGAAGCAAATTGATGTGTTAAAGGTCAATGACATTACAGATAAATCCATCGTGCTTCGTGAGCTAGCGCTTGTGAAGGTTATTTCACCACCAAATTTACGTCTGGAAATGAACTCAATTGTTGAGCCATTCCGTCCACAAATTATTGATACAGCGAAAAACGTTGTGACATATCAAGTGGTAGGAAATCCAGAAAAAATTGATGCCTTTATTGAGCTTATTCGCCCATATGGTATTAAAGAATTAACGCGCACAGGTGCAACGGCATCTGTTCGTGAAACACAAAAAACCATCAATACGCAGCTCTCTATTTTAAAATAG
- the ilvB gene encoding biosynthetic-type acetolactate synthase large subunit has translation MSANVSINEKEQLATEEVEQTFQAKDGADVLVQALHDQDVDIIFGYPGGAVLQIYDAMYKNPIRHILTRHEQGAIHAAEGYARVSNKPGVVIATSGPGATNLVTGIADAMIDSIPLVVFTGQVATTVIGTDAFQEADIMGITTPITKHNYQVQDVNDIPRIVKEAFHIANTGRKGPVVVDFPKNVSQMLFDVNNPPQEPEEIYLPGYQPTYKPNYLQIQKAIQAISLAKNPVILAGAGVLFADAREELTTFAEKYQIPVTNTLLGLGSIHGDHDLFIGMAGMHGTVTANMAITKSDLLLNIGARFDDRLTGNLATFAPNATIVHIDIDPAEIGKNVPTDIPIVADAKEALKSLLKKDFEGPDTKQWLEFLNNHAKEYPLWYSKEDGDTEVLPQEALELVHKITEGDAIVTTDVGQHQMWAAQYYRLNNDHGWVTSGGLGTMGFGFPAAIGAQFAKPDKKVVSIVGDAGFQMTAQELSLLKEFNLPVKIVILNNSCLGMVRQWQQTFYEERYSSSLMPIQPDFVKLADAYGIKGYRINTIDEAESIFREALLSDEPALIDCRVKQLECVYPMVAPGKGLHEMIGVKKN, from the coding sequence ATGAGTGCGAATGTTTCAATTAATGAAAAAGAACAATTGGCGACAGAAGAAGTAGAACAAACTTTTCAAGCGAAAGATGGTGCAGACGTTTTAGTCCAAGCGCTGCATGATCAAGATGTAGATATTATTTTTGGCTATCCAGGTGGAGCAGTACTTCAAATATATGATGCAATGTACAAAAACCCAATTCGTCATATTTTAACACGTCACGAGCAAGGTGCCATTCACGCAGCTGAAGGCTATGCACGTGTATCGAATAAGCCGGGTGTTGTTATCGCAACAAGTGGTCCAGGGGCAACGAACTTAGTAACTGGTATTGCCGATGCGATGATTGATTCCATTCCTTTAGTTGTCTTTACTGGTCAAGTAGCGACAACGGTTATTGGGACAGATGCATTCCAAGAGGCAGATATTATGGGGATTACAACACCTATTACAAAGCACAACTACCAAGTGCAAGATGTCAATGATATCCCTCGCATAGTGAAAGAAGCGTTCCATATTGCGAATACAGGTCGTAAAGGACCTGTTGTGGTAGATTTCCCGAAAAATGTATCTCAAATGCTGTTTGATGTAAATAATCCACCACAAGAACCAGAAGAAATTTATTTACCAGGCTATCAGCCAACATACAAGCCGAACTATTTGCAAATTCAAAAGGCTATTCAAGCTATTTCGCTAGCGAAAAATCCAGTAATTCTAGCAGGGGCGGGTGTACTATTTGCCGATGCTCGTGAAGAATTAACAACATTCGCTGAGAAGTATCAAATTCCTGTGACGAATACCTTATTAGGTCTTGGCTCCATCCATGGCGATCACGATTTATTCATTGGAATGGCCGGAATGCATGGAACAGTAACGGCAAATATGGCGATTACTAAGTCAGATTTACTATTAAATATTGGTGCTCGATTTGATGACCGTTTAACAGGGAATCTAGCAACGTTTGCTCCAAATGCAACAATCGTTCATATTGACATTGATCCAGCTGAAATCGGAAAAAACGTACCGACCGATATTCCAATCGTAGCGGATGCAAAAGAGGCATTAAAATCTCTTCTGAAAAAAGATTTTGAAGGTCCAGATACGAAACAATGGCTTGAATTTTTAAACAATCATGCAAAAGAATATCCGCTGTGGTATTCAAAAGAAGATGGAGACACAGAGGTGTTACCGCAGGAAGCACTAGAACTTGTGCATAAAATTACTGAAGGTGATGCCATTGTGACGACGGATGTAGGGCAGCATCAAATGTGGGCTGCGCAATATTACCGCTTAAACAATGATCATGGTTGGGTAACGTCTGGTGGACTTGGTACGATGGGCTTCGGCTTCCCAGCTGCAATAGGGGCCCAGTTTGCGAAGCCAGACAAAAAAGTTGTTTCGATTGTAGGCGATGCAGGCTTCCAAATGACTGCACAAGAGCTTTCATTATTAAAAGAATTCAACTTACCAGTAAAAATTGTGATTTTAAATAACAGTTGTTTAGGGATGGTACGCCAATGGCAACAAACATTCTATGAAGAGCGTTATTCATCATCACTTATGCCAATTCAGCCAGATTTTGTTAAATTAGCGGATGCTTACGGCATTAAAGGCTATCGAATTAACACAATTGACGAAGCGGAAAGTATTTTCCGTGAGGCACTTCTTTCTGACGAGCCAGCGTTAATCGACTGCCGTGTAAAACAGCTTGAATGTGTATACCCTATGGTTGCACCAGGTAAAGGGTTACATGAAATGATTGGGGTGAAAAAGAATTGA